One Perognathus longimembris pacificus isolate PPM17 chromosome 2, ASM2315922v1, whole genome shotgun sequence DNA segment encodes these proteins:
- the Ppp1r3c gene encoding protein phosphatase 1 regulatory subunit 3C, translated as MSCTRMIQVLDPRPLTSSVMPVDMAMRFCLAHSPPLRSFLGPYNDFQRKNFVNKLKPLKPCLSLKQEAKSQKEWKHSHNQAKKRVVFADSKGLSLTAVHVFSDLPEEPAWDLQFDLLDLNDIASGLRLHEEKNLILDFPQPSTDYLSFRNHFQKNFVCLENCSLQERTVSGTIKVKNVSFEKKVQVRITFDSWRSYRDVDCVYMKNVYGSSDSDTFSFTIDLPSVIPTKEKIEFCISYQANGQVFWDNNEGQNYRIVHVQWKPDGVQTQMTRQNCAFNQMPPKTESESIVFGSPRLASGLFPEWQSWGRIENLASYR; from the exons ATGAGCTGCACCAG AATGATCCAGGTTCTGGACCCACGTCCTCTTACAAGTTCAGTCATGCCAGTGGATATGGCCATGAGGTTTTGTTTGGCTCATTCGCCACCTCTGAGGAGTTTCCTGGGCCCTTACAATGACTTTCAACGAAaaaattttgtaaataaattGAAGCCTTTGAAACCATGTCTCAGCCTCAAACAGGAAGCCAAATCACAGAAAGAATGGAAACACTCACACAACCAAGCCAAGAAGCGGGTTGTATTTGCTGACTCCAAGGGCCTCTCTCTTACTGCAGTCCACGTCTTCTCTGACCTTCCAGAAGAACCTGCATGGGATCTTCAGTTTGATCTCTTGGACCTTAATGATATCGCCTCTGGTTTAAGACTCCATGAGGAGAAAAACCTGATTTTAGATTTTCCTCAGCCTTCCACTGATTACTTAAGTTTCCGGAATCATTTTCAGAAGAACTTTGTTTGTCTGGAAAATTGCTCTTTGCAAGAACGAACAGTGAGTGGGACAATCAAAGTGAAAAATGTGAGCTTTGAGAAGAAGGTTCAGGTCCGCATTACATTTGACTCCTGGAGAAGCTACAGGGATGTGGACTGTGTCTACATGAAGAATGTGTATGGCAGCTCAGATAGTGACACCTTCTCCTTTACCATTGACTTACCCTCCGTCATCCCAACTAAGGAGAAGATTGAGTTCTGCATTTCTTACCAAGCGAATGGGCAAGTCTTCTGGGACAACAACGAGGGTCAGAATTACCGAATAGTTCATGTGCAGTGGAAACCGGATGGGGTGCAGACGCAGATGACACGCCAGAACTGTGCATTCAACCAGATGCCTCCTAAGACTGAATCGGAGTCAATAGTCTTTGGCAGTCCGAGGCTGGCTAGTGGCCTGTTCCCAGAATGGCAGAGCTGGGGCAGAATAGAGAATTTGGCCTCTTATCGATGA